CTCTTCTTCGCCCCCGGCGACCTCTTCTCCGGATGGGAGTTCGACGCCGCCACCTTCGCCGACGAGCCCACCATCGAGGCGCTCAACGCCATGGGCCTGGACTTCGCCTCGGCCGGCAACCACGAGTTCGACAAGTCGGCGCGCTTCCTCACCTCGCACATGGAGGACGGCGTCAGCTTCCCGGTCGTCGGCCGCGACGACGCCTTCGAGGACTCCACCGGCCGCCGCTTCCGTGGCGCGGAGTTCCCCTACTACAGCGCCAACCTGGTGTGGAACGCGAGCGGCGAGCCCGTGCTGCCGCCGTACAACATCGAATACGTGGACGCCGGCGGCGGCCGCCGGCTGCCGGTCGGCTTCATCCATCTGACCGCCATCGGCACCGAGTCCTTCCCCGGCTCCTACCAGCCGGGACTGCGCACCCTCGACGAGCTGGAGACCGCCAACCGCTGCGCGGCGGAGCTCAAGTCCCGCGGAGTCCGGGCGATCGTGCTCAGCATGCACGACGGCGCGGTGGCCGGCAGCGACTTCTCCAGCGGCAGCAACCCCTCCGGGCCCGCCTACGAACTGGCGCTGCGCGTCTCCCCGGACATCGACGCCATCGTCACCGGCCACTGGCACTGCGCCTTCACCATGATGCTGCCCGACCCCGACGGCGTCCCCCGGCCGTTCGTCGAGGCCGGCTGCTACGGCCAGATCATCAATGAGATCAATCTGCGCCTCGACCCCGGCACCGGCGCGGTGATCCGGGAGCTGACCACCGCCACCAACCATCCCAACACCCGGGACGTGACACCGGACCCGGAGCTCAAGTCGATCACCGGCTACTGGGCGGACTACGGCGGCCGGCGCGCCCGCAGCCGCCTCGGCACCCAGACCGCCTCCTTCACCCGGCGGCGCAACGCGGTGGGGGAGAGCACCATGGGCAACCTCGTCGCCGACTGGGCCCTGTGGGCGGGCAGCCAGCCGCTCGGCCCGATGGACGATCCCGCCGCCCACCCCAACACCCCCGCGGACCTCGCCGTCATCGCGGTCGCGCCACGCGTCGGGCAGGCCGTGATCGCCGGCGATCTGATCCGTGACGAGGAGACGGACGGCACCGTCACCTTCGCGCAGGCCTGGAACTCCGTCGGCTTCGGCGACCCGATCATGACCGTCACCGTCACCGGCCGGCAGATCCACGACGCCCTGGAGGAGCAGTGGGCACCGACCGCCGGCGGCGGACTCGGCTTCTCACCGCTGGCCGTCTCCGC
This genomic stretch from Streptomyces nigrescens harbors:
- a CDS encoding bifunctional metallophosphatase/5'-nucleotidase translates to MRDIGRRSFFTAAGALATASAIGSNAYATGHARDAATADEYVDVQLLNITDLHGYLQGAPGAHSIITGAGGKTYTVGGVAYMAAHLERLRNGRRNSLFFAPGDLFSGWEFDAATFADEPTIEALNAMGLDFASAGNHEFDKSARFLTSHMEDGVSFPVVGRDDAFEDSTGRRFRGAEFPYYSANLVWNASGEPVLPPYNIEYVDAGGGRRLPVGFIHLTAIGTESFPGSYQPGLRTLDELETANRCAAELKSRGVRAIVLSMHDGAVAGSDFSSGSNPSGPAYELALRVSPDIDAIVTGHWHCAFTMMLPDPDGVPRPFVEAGCYGQIINEINLRLDPGTGAVIRELTTATNHPNTRDVTPDPELKSITGYWADYGGRRARSRLGTQTASFTRRRNAVGESTMGNLVADWALWAGSQPLGPMDDPAAHPNTPADLAVIAVAPRVGQAVIAGDLIRDEETDGTVTFAQAWNSVGFGDPIMTVTVTGRQIHDALEEQWAPTAGGGLGFSPLAVSANVRYTFDAAGPVGRRIEPAEVFIDGTALDLTRRYRLAAPSYTLINQDGFSAFTGFTAPVRHTRDFESFVSFIRTKKQLKPAPLNRVAVKNAEVPGARTGTVTQRQQLLQADGSVVPRPEAALRTALTGGAEGQRAPGGFRVPC